In the Flavobacterium sp. 90 genome, TGAAAAAATTTCTAAAAATAAAGCTGCAACCTTTTACAATTGCAGCTCTACAAACCAACCAATTTTAGAAATAATAAAATCTATTTAAGTGAGAAACCCACTTTAGATTTTATGTCGGTAGACGATGCGCCAATAATTGCTTCAAAGTCTCCAGGTTCAGCAACCCAGTCGTGTTTTTTATCGTCAAAAAAGCTTAAAGCAGTTTTGTCAATTGTAAAAGTTATTGTTTTTTCTTCTCCCGCTTTAAGCGAAATTTTCTCAAAACCTTTTAATTCTTTTATAGGTCGTGGCAAAGAAGATTTTAAATCGCTTATGTAAAGCTGAGCAACCTCAGAACCTTCACGTTTTCCAGTGTTTTTAACTTTAACAGAGAATGTAATCTGATCTCCCGCTGACATTTGTTTTTTATCTGCCGTTACTTTTCCGTATTCAAAAGTAGTATAGCTTAAACCGTGTCCAAAAGAGAATAATGGTTTTGCTTTTTGTTTGTCTGCCCAACGGTATCCAACAAAAATACTTTCTTTGTATGTTACCTCATCTCCACCAGGAAAATCTCCTAATGCATGCGCTCCGTTATCTGATAATTTTACAGGAAAAGTAAATGATAATTTCCCGGAAGGGTTAACATCTCCAACCAAAACGGCGGCCAAAGCATTTCCTGCTTCTGTACCTAAAAACCAACCTTGTACAATTCCCGGAACTTCCTTAACCCACGGCATCGCCACAGCATTTCCTGAGATATTTACAAAAACGATGTTTTTATTTACTTTAGTCAATTCATTAATCAACTGATCCTGCCCGTATGAAAGTCCTAATTGTTCACGGTCAAATCCTTCAGCATCTTGTTTGTCGCTTTTGTTTGTTCCTCCAATAAAAAGAACAATATCTGCATCTTTAGCCACTTTTATAGCTTCTACAGTTAATTCAGCAGGAGAACGTTTATCTTCTAAACTTACTTTTGCCACTACTCCATTATAGTTACTTGTTGGATCTCCAACATAACCACGAGCGTAAACGATTTCAGCTTGGTTTCCAATTCTTTTCTTTAATCCTTCAAGCGGAGTGATTTCGTATCTTGCTTTAAGCGAAGAACTTCCTCCACCAACAGTCATCATTTTAATAGCATTCTCTCCAATAACTGCAATTTTCTTAGTTTTAGAAAGATCAATTGGTAAAATATTGTTTTTGTTTTGAAGCAATACAATTCCTTCTTCAGCAATTTTTAAACCTGCCTGAGCATGTTCTGCAGTTCCAAAAGATCCAAAAGGTCTATTTCTGTCCATTGTAGTTAAGAAAGATAAACGTAAAATACGACGTACTTTTTCGTCTAATTCTTTAGTTCCAATTTCACCTTTAGCAATCATAGTCGAATATGGTTTTGCTAAATAATAGTTGTCATAAGCATTGCTTGTTCCCCAGGAAAGTCCGTTTGTCCAAGAACCAAATTCCATGTCCAAACCATTATGAATCGCTTGTTTTGTATCATGAACTCCTCCCCAATCTGAAACTACAACACCTTTGAAGCCCCATTCTCCGCGAAGAATATCATTCAATAAATACTCATTATGGCAACAATGTTGTCCTTTATATCTGTTGTATGCTCCCATAATTGCCCAAGCATCACCTTCTTGCACGGCAGCTTTAAAAGCAGGTAAATAAATCTCGTACAAAGCACGATCATCAACAATTACGTTTACTGAGTTACGACCAGTTTCCTGATTGTTTAAAGCGAAATGTTTTACACAAGCTGCAACTCCATTTGATTGTACTCCTTTAATATAAGGAACGACCATTTTTGAAGTTAGGAAAGGATCCTCTCCCATATATTCGAAGTTACGACCGTTTAATGGGCTTCTGTAGATGTTAACTCCAGGTCCTAACAATACATTTTTATTACGATATCTGGCTTCTTCTCCAATTGATTTTCCGTATAAAGAAGATAATTCTTTATTCCATGTTGCAGAAAGTGCTGTTAAAGCCGGAAATGCAATACAAGAATCATTTGTCCAACCAGCCTGATCCCATTCATCCCATTTAACTTCAGTACGAATTCCGTGTGGACCATCAGTCATCCAGTTTTCAGGAATTCCCAAACGCGGTACACCAGGTGAACTAAATTTTGACTGCGCATGAATCATCGCGATTTTTTCATCGGTTGTCATTTTAGAAAGCGCATCTTCTACACGTTCATTAATTGACTTTTTATCATCTAGATAAACCGGAACTTTATTCTGTGCATTTACACCGAAAGAGCCTAGCAAAAGTAAAACAACAATTGTTTTAACGTTTTTAAACATAACTATTAATTTATTAAAGCATTTAATTATTAGTAAAGGTTGCTGTTCTCGTAAACACCTTTAATAATATTGTAAAGCTAAAACGTTATAGTTCGTGTTGAATTTTTAAACGAAAAAAAGTAGTGAAATAAAAAATCAAAACATTTATTATCAATTACTTAACAAAAAATAATAGACAAAAAAAGTAGTGGTTTTAAAAAAAATAATTAGATTTTTAAGGTAATTAAGCCAATTTTCATGACCATTTCTTCGAAATCATTTCGGGAAACTGCGGCTTTATTTCTTGCTCTTGTGCGATAATTGTAAATTGTGCTTAAAGAGTATCTCAAAAATGCCGCAATTTTGACACTGTCTGTAATTCCAAGTCGGATTAAAGCAAAAATACGAAGCTCTGTATTTAGCAATTCTCCTTGTTTTAAAACAATCTGCTCTTCAGTAATTAGTAAAGCATTGAAATCTTTTACGAAAGTTGGATATAAATTCAGGAAGATAATATCGAAATTCTTGTACAATTCCTCCAGTTCATTATCAACCAAAGTTGTTGATTTTAAAATTTTATAAATCTCATCAAACTGTTTTGCCGTAGCTTTCTTGTTTAATATGATGCGATAATTTTCCAGTTTATTGATATAAGTCGAACACAGATTAAAGAAATGCGCAATATACTCTTCTTTAATATGATTCGATTCTGATAATTGCGCGTTACGTTCCTGCAACTGATTATTAGTTTGGGTAATATCCTGATTTAATTCGGCCAGTTTTTGACTTGTAATAAAAAGCTCTCCACGAATTCGGGACACTTTTTTCATTTGTTTGTAAACATAAATAATCGCCACAATCAAAAATGCCGTTAGAATACTAATGCACAAAAGATACATTTGCAATTGCATTTTTCTTTTGGCTTCTCTTTCTAAATAAGCGGTATTTATAATCGAATAAACTTCAGACATTTGCAGCGTTCGAAACTGTACATTACAAAACAAAGCATCGGCAATAGCAGATTGTGTTAGTTTGTAAGCCATATCTACATCGCCAATTTCGTAGAAAACAAGCGCCAATTCCTGCAAAGATGCATTGTCTTTTATCGCATGTTTAATATCTGAAAGTGCCGAAAGTGCGTAGTATTTCTTTCTTAATTCTAACTGATGTGTAGATTCATAAATACTTCCCAAAAGATATCCAATCATTGCATATTGTGTATCGTCCTGATTTGCGGTTTCTAATAAACGCATCAATTTTTTCTGGGCAATACCAAATTGCAGATGATGAATATGACGTTGAATCACATTGATTTTATATTTCAGCGTTTGAGGGTTTAAAACCGTCAATAAAGAATCACGATACATCGCAATTTGTTTGATGTATTTTATGTCGTAACTATTGGCAACATAATGCTCATAAAATTCCCGATACGATTCATAATATTCCGGAAGCACTTTTTTTGACAATTGCTTTTTATTGATCGATTTCAGAATAGCTTCTGATTCCCGATATTTTCCTGACGAAGAATAAAGTGTGGCTAATTCCAGATTTGCAAGATCTTCCAGCTCTTTATTTTGAAGTTCATTGGCCAATTTCAGATTTTTCTTGACGTAATGAATAGCGGAATCTGAATTGAATTTTAAATACTCTGTATATAAAGTCTTATTGTAGTTGTATTCCTGTTCTTTGGTTAAATTATCAGATTTGATTTTCTTGAAGTTCAAAATACGCTCTTCTTTTAACTGAACATAACGTTCCTTGTTTTTTAAAGCATTGTTTAACTGTGCTAAAATAGCATCTGTACTATCCAATGAATAAACAGGCAGATTGACAAGAACGATTAACAGAAATAGAAAATATTTTTTCAAGCTAAATAAAGATATTATGAGACTTACAAATATAATAAAGTCATGGTATAAAATTGAATTATTTATAAAGTCTGATCATTTTATAAGATATTAAAAAACATAACAAAATTTTGAAATATTAACCTTTATAAAAAAGCATTTTTCAGGCAATCGTGAGAATGTTTTTCTAAATTTGTTTAGACTATTCTTTTATCTAATCTAAACAATAAACACTTATGCCACACTTTGTTATTGATTGCTCTGAAAATGTTATCCGAATAAAATCTGCAGATGATATTATGCAGGAAGTTTATAATTCGGCATTATCGACAGGTCTTTTTCCTGCTTCTGAAATCAAGGTTCGTATAAATCCCTTTGCTTATTATAATAATGCTAATTCCTTAGAAGATTTCATTCATGTTTTCGCATACATTATGGAAGGTCGAAATACAGATCAAAAAGCAAATTTATCAAAAACGATTTTATCAAAATTAAATGCCATTATTCCCGAAGTTCCAATTATTTCGATTAATATTAGTGACTTTGAAAAAGCGAGTTATTTTAATAAAAATATGTTATTGTAATAGTTTTGTTTATTTATGATATAAAAATAATTATAGCATTAACGATTTTAGCATAACAAAATCTGCTATTTCACAATCTTGTCAATTTCGACGAAAGGAGAAATCACACAAGAAGCTCAACAAAGAGAATCGCCAATCTGTGTCGAGTTACGTGTGTGATTTCTCCTTTCGTCGAAATGACAAGATTGTCGATTATGATTGCGAAGGATGGATTAAAATCCATCCCTACAATATAATTTGTTCCTATGGAACGTTCTTAAAAAATTCTTTCAAATCCCTTTAATCTGTGGCAAAAAAACATAACGTTTAAATGAATTTACATCACTTAAATAGTTTAAATTAAAAAAAACTACACCGCAATTGGCGCCGCCAAACAACTCTCAGGAATATCAAAAGCATTTACAAGCGAAACCGCATCTGGTCGAATATCCCAACAAAGCTGATTAACAATTTTGCGGATTGCTTTGGTTTTTACTGCTTCCATATATCCGTCTTCAAGATACCACGCTTTATTTTTTTCTAATTGCGAAAGCGCATATAAATGATTCAGTTTTGTCAATATTTCTTTTGTCTTTTGATCTTCTATTGTTTTTATTGCCAGTTGAAATTGCTCTAAAACTACTCTTTCAAGATAAGCCTGAGCAACATCAATCATTTGATGCTGAACAACATTAAAAGCATCGTAAGGTTCTAAACCACCATCAACCAGTTTTTTGATACGTCTTGCTGCTGAAGCTAATATCGCTTTTTCACGATGGATAAATGCTTGCAAATGAAACTCTCCGTCAAGTAAATGTTCATCGTCTGTTCTGCGTGTTGCAATTGGATTTTTCTCTGTAATTGCCGTTTTTGCATTTTCAAATACATAATTGATGATTCCTGCAGCACCCATTTCTCCAAACGATTTTCTAAATTCAGATAAACGGTTTTTCGCTACCAATTGCATCAAAACGGTATTATCACCTTCAAAAGTAGTATAAATTTCGGTGTCATTTTTTAAAGCATCGATTCTGTTTTCAGATAAATATCCTTTTCCGCCGCAAGCTTCACGACATTCTTGCAGAATATCTCTTGTGCTCCAGGTTGAATATGATTTCATTCCTGCTGCCAAAGCTTCAATTTCCTGCATTTCTGCCTCGGTTCTGTTTAGAAAACGATTTGTAAGATATTGTAAAGCAAAATGAACGGCATAAGTTTTAGCCAAAGGCGGAATCAAGCGACGTTGATGCATTCTATAGTTTAAAATCGGAACTTCTGAACCTCCTTCCGGTCCAAATTGTCTTCTTTGATCGCTGTAGCGAATAGCAATCGTCAATCCTGATTTGGCTGCAGCCAAAGCAGAACGCGGAATACCAATTCGTCCTCCAACCAAAGTTCCTAACATAGTAAAAAAACGTCGATTGTCACTCGGAATCGGACTTTCGAATTCGCCTTTATCATTGACAGAAGCAAAACGATCCAACATATTTTCTTTCGGAATCACAACATTATCAAAACTTATGGTTCCGTTATCTACGCCGTTTAAGCCCATTTTATTACCACAATCCCCAATCGTAACTCCTTCTAATACATTTCCGTTTGTATCTCGAAGCGGAACCACAAATGCATTCACGCCATAATCATGATCGTCTATAATTAATTTCGCAAAAACGGTTGCCATTTGTCCATGAACCGCCGCATTTCCAATATATTCTTTTTGTGCGTTTTTGTTTGGTGTATGAATTACAAACGTCTGATCGCTATGATTGTAAGTTGCTGTAGTTTCCAATCCTTTTACGTTTGAACCGTGATGTGTTTCTGTCATCGCAAAACAACCCGGAATTTTTAACGTTCCAATATCTTTTAAGTATTTGGCATAATGTTTCTCGGTTCCTAACGATTGAACGCTCATTCCCCAAAGTCCAAACTGAACGCCAAATTTTATTACTAAACTTAAATCATGATAACTCAACGTTTCCATAATCGCAAAATAATCGGCTATGTTTTCTCCTCCGCCGTATTGTTTTGGATAGGCCATATTTCCCAGATTTTCTTCTGCCAAGATTTTACACCAATTGTAAACAGTTTGTCGGTAGACATTTATATCTGTTGAAGTTTCGTAAGCAAACTCAGGTTTTGAAATAATCGATTTGACTTTTTTAATAATCGCAGCTTCTTTTCCGTCCAGAAGTTCTGTTATTTTCTGAATATCAAAATCATTATTGGTTTGGGAATTTGCGGTAAAAGAACCCGCTTTTGTTTTGAAATTCTGAATTACTTCTTCTCCCAAAACTCCTAAATCATTTTCTAATTTTATAAAACTCGATTTCAGTTCCGATATATCTACGTCCTTTTCTGAAACTGCTTCTGCTATATCAAAAAGTGATTTTATGTCTGTTTTATTCTGAATACTTTTCTCAATATCTAATTTCCATTGAGAGAGTTCATTTCGCGAAGGCGGATTTGAAATGTCTACTTTCGAAAGAAGCTGTTGTTTTTCTTCGGGCGAAAGCCAAGTCAAATCGTTAATAAATTTCTGAATTTTGGTAAACTCTTTTTGAGTCAGTAAATCATCTGACCACACTAAATAAAACAACGGAGTAAAGGCTTGGAGCTTGGTATTTTTCATAAATATAGTTTCAGTTAATTGCCTGCTTAGGCTTAGTTTTTTTGCCACAGATTTCACAGATTAGAAAGATTTTTATTTACATGCTTTGTGCAATCATTTTAATCTGTGAAATCTGTGGCATATTTTTTCGCACTTAATTATTGCATAGAAAAAACAGGACTGAAAATACTCAATCCTGCTTACATATCCTGTTAAGATTCTGGTAATTTTAATTAAAAAGGAAAAAATGTTGCCACGAATTGCACGAATGAACACGAATTTTTATCTTAATCTGGCGATTAAAATGCATTAGAAAAGCAATTTTTAATTCGCGAAAATTCGTGTAATTCGCGGCAAAAAAATTCACAAAAAAACATAAAAAAACAGGAATGAAACTAATCATTCCTGTTTTGAATATCCTAAGATTCTGGTAATTTAACTTCTAAACCAATAAAAAATATAAACAACCTTTCGTTATTTTAGAACCTTTGGATATTGTAATAGTCTTTGCTTAATAGCAAAAATGTGATGTGAATTAAAAACTAATACTGCAAGAAAAACGATTCCATATGCCAGAATCTGTATTGGTCCAAAATTTTCTTTATATAAAAACATTGCTAATAGAAAGGCAATCATTGGATTAATATTTAAAAGCATTCCAACTGTTGATGAATTAATCCCAGAAAGGGCATATAAATTAAGGAACAACGGAAAGATTGTAAACAAAATTGCGATGGTTTCGATACAGAAATAAAACTTAAATTCTGTTGGAACCGGACCGCTATAAGCCGGATAAAATGGTACTAAAAACAAAGCTGCCATTGTAATATGGAACGTCAAAACTATAAATTTATCAAAACCTTTATTTATACGCTGACTCACTAAATAGGATGCATATGTAAACCCAATTATGATGCTAAAAAACATATCCATAATGTTCGCATACGATAAAAGTAAACATCCTGAAATACTTAATCCTACTGCCATCCATTGCGTTTTGCTCAATTTTTCATGCAAAATAAAATATGCTAATAAAGTCGTTAGAATTGGGCAAACTAAATACGCCAAAGAAGTTGCTTTTACGCTAACATGATTCATTACATAAATAAATGTGAACCAGTTTGCCATTAGAAAAACGCTTCCGCCAATGTTTAGCAAAATAGTTTTCTTTTTCTCTGCTTTCGAAAATCCTTCGAAGGTTTCGATGGCTTCTTTGACTTTTTTTCGTCTGAATGTAAAAGCAATCACCAACATTAGAATACTACAACTAAAGACGCGATAGAATAAAATATCTAAAGAGGCATAGTCGTGTATTGGTTTTAAAACCAAACTGAAAAATCCCCAGATTACAAAACAAGTAATTGCTGCGATGTAGTATTTTGTTGTTTTCACGAGTTGTTTTTTTTAATGATTTCCTGATGAAACAAATTTCTAAAAAATAAAACAGCAATACAGATACAGTTTTTGTAAATTGCACCATAACAGTTTTTATTTTTAGGATGAAAAATTCAAATTACTTATATCTTCAGTTTGCTGACAGAATCGAAAAACAGATTAAATCCGGCGTTTTAAATGTTGGAGACAAATTACCGTCAATCCGCGAAGTTTGTGCCGAAACCGGTTATAGCATGAGCACAGTTAGCAAGGCTTATTATGAAGTCGAAAGCCGTTCTTTGATCGAATCAAGACCACAATCCGGTTATTATGTAAGTAATACTTCGGCAAGAATAATTACTGAACCTTCGCCAAGCAGTCCTATTTTGAGATGTCAAAATATTGACAGACAAGACTTAATTGATCAGGTTTATGGTAATATGACGGATCAGAATATTACGATGCTTTCGCTGGGATTTCCGTCGAATGAATTGCTGCCAATTGCCAAATTAAACAAAGGAATGGTTCAGGCAATGCGTCAATTACCCAATAGCGGAACGAGTTATGAAGAAGTAAAAGGTAATCCGAATTTAAGACGTGAAATTGCCAGATGGTCTTTTACGTGGGGCGGATCATTGACCGAAGAAGATATTATAACAATGCCTGGATGTACGAGTGCAATTTCGCATTGTTTGATGACGCTGACCAAACCGGGAGATACTATTATTACTGAAAGTCCGGCGTATTTCGGGATATTGCAATTAGCGAAATCGCTTGGTTTATACATCATGGAATTGCCTACAAATATGACAACGGGAATTGAACTTGATGCATTGAAAAAAGCACTTTCGTCTAAGAAAGTAAAGCTTTGTTTGTTGATGAGCAATTTTAGTAATCCGTCTGGAAGTATGATGCCAAACGAACATAAAATAGAGGTTGTCAGATTAATGGAATTTTACAATATTCCTTTAATCGAAGATGATATTCACGGCGATTTGTACTTTGGCTCAAGCCGGCCAACGAATTGCAAAACGTATGACGAAAGCGGAATTGTACTTTGCTGTAGTTCGGTTTCTAAAACTCTGGCTCCGGGATATCGTGTGGGTTGGGTTTCACCTGGGAAATTTAAAAAGGAGATTTTAAGAAATAAAATTTATCACACGCTCTCCTCGCCTACTATTACGCATCAGGTTGTGGGAGATTTTCTTAAAAACGGGCGTTATGAGAACCATCTCAGAAAAATACGCACAATCCTGAATCAGAATTGTAATAATTATATCAATACGGTTTTGGAATCTTTCCCGACAGGAACAAAAGTAAGTCAACCTCAAGGTGGATTTTTCCTTTGGCTTGAACTTGATAAAAGCTTTGATACGGCGGCATTTTACCATTTGGCAATGAAACATAATATTAGTATTGCGCCGGGAAGAATTTTCTCTTTGCAGGATCAATTTTCAAATTGTATGCGATTGAGTTTTGGTTTACCTTGGACAAATGAATTACGTCAATCAATACAAACTTTGGGAAGATTGGCGGGGAAATAAATTTATTATCATGTTGTTTTTTTGCACGCAGATTTTAAAAGGATTTAAACAGATCTGCGCAGATTATTATCTCAAAATTGAATCTGCTATAATCTAGATAAAACACAATATTGTCATTTCGACAGAGGAGAAATCACAATAGAAATTCCGCAAAGAAAATCGCCAATCTTTGTCGAGTTACGTGTGTGATTTCTCCCTTCGCTCGAAATGAAATAAAATGCGAACACAAAATACAAACACAAAATGCGAATAAAAAACCCGCACCAATCTGTTTAATCCGCAAAATCCGTGGGCAAACTAATTAAATTTGTTCAAAAAAAAAACAAAAGACAACACCTATAAAGATGTTGTCTCACTAACAAATTAAAACCAATATTAATTTATAAAACGAAGTAAGCGTCGTTTTCCGCCTTTTTAATCTCTGGCTTAAGATCAAATTCTTTAATAATGTCAAATTCGCTTTGAAACTCATTTAGCATTTGCATCAGATTTTTTTCGATTGTATTAGAGATCGCTGTAACCGGCGTATCTGTTGGTCTGTTTTCGAAAGGATCCTGCAAGTGAATTGCCATTCTTTCGATCAAAAAGAAAGTTCCTCCAATCATTGTAATCAACGGAACCGCAAACCAGCTCAATAAACTAATCAAACCAAAAGGCAATAACAGAATGAATAAATACAACGTCATTCTAATATACAAGCTATAAGTCGTTGGAAAAATAGTGTTTTTAATACGCTCACATTTTCCCATTCCATCACATAATCTTGTCAAAGTTCTGTCGATTTCTACCTGTTGATATGCATTAATACGTTTGTCTTTTCTGGCAATTCTTAAATCTCTTGCGTGAAGCAACAATATCGCATTTGGAATATTTTGATGATTTTTTACAAAATTCAATTCTTCTTCGCTAATAAATTCTTTGATAGGCTTTATGGCATCTTTATTTCGCAAAGCTTGTCCAAGACTATAACACCACGCAATTTGCCTTTTGGTGAAATTTTCTTTAAACTCATTTGCTTCTACAGAAAAATCAGGGTCTTTGTAAAAAGTCAGCATTTGTCTTACCAAAGTTCTGGATTCGTTTACAATTGATCCCCAAATAATCCTTGCTTCCCACCATCTGTCGTAAGCCTGATTTGATTTGAAAGCTAATAATAAAGAGATAATTGTACCTACCATTGTTGGAATCGCGATTGGAATTTCGACTGCTACGTTTCTGAAATAATGGTGAACAATTTCAAACAAAATCGTATAAGTCATAACCAAGGCTAACTCGAGCTTGATCTTCCCCAACACATATCGCATTGGTATTCTTTTCTTTAATAACATATTTTTCGTTTTTTAATTAAAACTATATTTTAAAAGAAGATTCGGTTTTAAACCAATTCTTCATATAATGAAAGCACCGGAAGTCCGAGTTTCTCATTAATATTTTCTTTTTTTGTTTTCTTGAATTTGATTTTTTCTCCTTTGCGTGTTTCTACTAACAAATCAATGTCGTATTTAGAAATTGCTTCGGATAAATAAGGAGCAAAATTTTCGTAGTTATCATCAAAATTGGCTGTTTGGCTTACAATTTCATAAGAGAAATTCTCATTCAAAAATTGTTGAACATCCTTAACGTGCATATTTGCATTGCCATTTTCTATGTAAAGTGCTTTATTGAAATCGTTTTTAATTTGTTCAAGACCTAAATGTAAAATTGGACATTTTTGGTTTCCGGCTAATTGAATCAAATATTGATGAATACGTTTTGTTTCTTGTTTATAAGAATGCGTCAGAATTACCAATTTAACAGAGAAAACATCAATAATACGTTTAAAAATTGGTGAAGAAAGTCCGTATTGGTTGTGTACTTTAATTTTGCAGTTTGGCGTGTGCTCAATAATATATCTGCAAGTTTCCAGAACATCTTCCTGACTTTTGGTAAGTCCGGTTCTCATTTCACGCAAAAAAAGTGACGATGAGAAAGCATCTGGAGTATCCGAAACCATCATTAAAATGATTTCGCAATTTGATTCTTTTGCTTGGTTAACTGCAGATTTTACAGCACAAATAGTATCATCTTTTAAAGTGGTTGGTATAAGAAAATTTTTCATATGTATAATCTTTTAGTTTATACATACAAAATAACTCCGCGCAAATTAGAAGGGTCTTAATCTAATATTAGATTTTCCTAAGATTCAACATTAGAATTTTTAATGTTGTTTTTCTTGATGTTTGATTTATTAAAGACAATCGTTACAATTGTACCTTTATTTTGCTCTGATTGCACCTGAATTTCACCATCATGCATTCGAATAATTTTTGAAGCCAAAGGAAGTCCTAAACCGTAACCTATATATTTGGCAGCAATTTTTCCTCTAAAGAAAGGTTCATACAAATGCGGAATATCTTCTGGCGGAATTCCGATTCCTATATCATTTATCGAAATTTTAATCCAATCCTGATTGGCAGAAAGCGTAACGAAAACTTCATTATTATCAGAATATTTAACTCCGTTTGTAATAATGTTGTTTATCGCCAATTCAAGAAGCGGCTTATTGCATGGAATTAAAAACAAATTAGAATCTTTTGGCGCAAAATTAAGCTTGATGCTCACGCGATTATCCGGATAAATTTTATCTAAATCCGATTTTACATCCATTAATAATTCATCGATTCTCGCAATATCCAAGACTTGTTTTTTCCCGTCGTATCCCGTTTGCGTAAGCTTAAGCAAACTTTCGGTTAGGTTTCCTAATCTCGAAGCCTGACTGTAAATATTCTCTAAAGATTGAATGTATTCCGGAACTTCTCTTTCTTTAAGAAGCATAATTTCCGACTCGGCAATAATGGTTGTTATTGGCGTTTTTAATTCATGCGACGCATTATTGATAAAATTCGCCTGAATCTCAAAAGAGGTTTCCAAACGATCCAACATATCATTAAAAGTCTCTGTAAGATCTGATATTTCGTCTGAATTTTTCACTTCAGGTAATCTGTTATGAAGGTTTGAAGCACTAATTCTGTTTACTTCTTTGGTAATTCTTGCCACAGGATTAATAACACGTTTGGCTAGAAAACGTCCTAAAAAGAAGGCTAGAAACACAAATCCTATTCCTCCAAAAAGCATAATTTTTACGATATAAATTGTCGTTGTTGGGCCTCGACGATCACGCGCACCAACAATTACAATATAGCGCTGATTATTTTCTGTAAAAACTTGTCCTAAATAATACTTGTTATTTACTTCAAAGTAATCTTCACCAGTTTTTAGAATATTGGTATAAAACTCATTCGGAAGATTCAGTTTTGTATTATAATCAAAACTATTAGCGCTGTTTATTTTCAGCACAAATTCTTCTTCTTCAATAAGTTCCTCTAATCCGTTTTTCTTCAGATTGATGTAATACTTTATTTTCTCAGGATCTTTT is a window encoding:
- a CDS encoding EamA family transporter, whose amino-acid sequence is MKTTKYYIAAITCFVIWGFFSLVLKPIHDYASLDILFYRVFSCSILMLVIAFTFRRKKVKEAIETFEGFSKAEKKKTILLNIGGSVFLMANWFTFIYVMNHVSVKATSLAYLVCPILTTLLAYFILHEKLSKTQWMAVGLSISGCLLLSYANIMDMFFSIIIGFTYASYLVSQRINKGFDKFIVLTFHITMAALFLVPFYPAYSGPVPTEFKFYFCIETIAILFTIFPLFLNLYALSGINSSTVGMLLNINPMIAFLLAMFLYKENFGPIQILAYGIVFLAVLVFNSHHIFAIKQRLLQYPKVLK
- a CDS encoding PLP-dependent aminotransferase family protein; this translates as MKNSNYLYLQFADRIEKQIKSGVLNVGDKLPSIREVCAETGYSMSTVSKAYYEVESRSLIESRPQSGYYVSNTSARIITEPSPSSPILRCQNIDRQDLIDQVYGNMTDQNITMLSLGFPSNELLPIAKLNKGMVQAMRQLPNSGTSYEEVKGNPNLRREIARWSFTWGGSLTEEDIITMPGCTSAISHCLMTLTKPGDTIITESPAYFGILQLAKSLGLYIMELPTNMTTGIELDALKKALSSKKVKLCLLMSNFSNPSGSMMPNEHKIEVVRLMEFYNIPLIEDDIHGDLYFGSSRPTNCKTYDESGIVLCCSSVSKTLAPGYRVGWVSPGKFKKEILRNKIYHTLSSPTITHQVVGDFLKNGRYENHLRKIRTILNQNCNNYINTVLESFPTGTKVSQPQGGFFLWLELDKSFDTAAFYHLAMKHNISIAPGRIFSLQDQFSNCMRLSFGLPWTNELRQSIQTLGRLAGK
- a CDS encoding bestrophin family ion channel; amino-acid sequence: MLLKKRIPMRYVLGKIKLELALVMTYTILFEIVHHYFRNVAVEIPIAIPTMVGTIISLLLAFKSNQAYDRWWEARIIWGSIVNESRTLVRQMLTFYKDPDFSVEANEFKENFTKRQIAWCYSLGQALRNKDAIKPIKEFISEEELNFVKNHQNIPNAILLLHARDLRIARKDKRINAYQQVEIDRTLTRLCDGMGKCERIKNTIFPTTYSLYIRMTLYLFILLLPFGLISLLSWFAVPLITMIGGTFFLIERMAIHLQDPFENRPTDTPVTAISNTIEKNLMQMLNEFQSEFDIIKEFDLKPEIKKAENDAYFVL
- a CDS encoding HAMP domain-containing sensor histidine kinase — protein: MDVRKKITFTYVALSTFSTLLLCIIVFVLFRENNRYHFLKRLEDRAKIVASIHFQKDPEKIKYYINLKKNGLEELIEEEEFVLKINSANSFDYNTKLNLPNEFYTNILKTGEDYFEVNNKYYLGQVFTENNQRYIVIVGARDRRGPTTTIYIVKIMLFGGIGFVFLAFFLGRFLAKRVINPVARITKEVNRISASNLHNRLPEVKNSDEISDLTETFNDMLDRLETSFEIQANFINNASHELKTPITTIIAESEIMLLKEREVPEYIQSLENIYSQASRLGNLTESLLKLTQTGYDGKKQVLDIARIDELLMDVKSDLDKIYPDNRVSIKLNFAPKDSNLFLIPCNKPLLELAINNIITNGVKYSDNNEVFVTLSANQDWIKISINDIGIGIPPEDIPHLYEPFFRGKIAAKYIGYGLGLPLASKIIRMHDGEIQVQSEQNKGTIVTIVFNKSNIKKNNIKNSNVES